The Planococcus liqunii genome includes a region encoding these proteins:
- a CDS encoding peptidylprolyl isomerase: MAKKGHIHMENGEIIEFELFPNEAPNTVKNFEDLANSGFYNDVTFHRVIPGFVSQGGDPTGTGAGGSGKTIKCETDGNPHKHQAGSLSMAHAGKDTGSSQFFIVHAPQPHLDGVHTVFGQVTSGLETAKAMKNGDKMTKVHVFDEE; the protein is encoded by the coding sequence ATGGCGAAAAAAGGACACATTCACATGGAAAACGGTGAAATCATCGAATTCGAACTTTTCCCGAATGAAGCACCAAACACTGTAAAAAACTTTGAGGACCTTGCAAACTCCGGTTTCTACAACGATGTAACATTCCATCGCGTAATTCCAGGTTTCGTATCTCAAGGCGGCGACCCGACTGGCACTGGTGCTGGCGGCAGCGGCAAAACAATCAAATGCGAAACTGACGGCAACCCGCATAAACACCAAGCTGGCAGTCTTTCAATGGCACATGCCGGAAAAGACACTGGATCTAGCCAGTTCTTTATCGTTCACGCGCCACAACCGCATCTTGACGGCGTTCACACGGTTTTCGGCCAAGTAACTTCTGGCCTTGAAACAGCCAAAGCAATGAAAAACGGCGACAAAATGACAAAAGTACATGTT
- a CDS encoding SDR family oxidoreductase gives MDLGIKDKVVVVMASSKGLGKATAKEFAKEGAIVIISSRSEEALQAAKEEIQQYSGNGNIHHRVCDMQNEEDIASLFQFAEEKFGRVDILINNTGGPKAGGFDEVGDSDWYSAFERNLLSYVRTSRAVLPYMKKQQFGRIINISSSSTKEVIDGLILSNAFRAGMVGFSKTLAREVAKDNILVNTIGPGRISTDRIEELDQITADNQNVSIEEIVARRKAQIPIGRYGKPEEFAKIVVFLASSANSYMTGQSLVIDGGLLKAL, from the coding sequence ATGGACTTAGGCATAAAAGACAAAGTTGTGGTTGTCATGGCTTCTAGTAAAGGCTTAGGCAAAGCGACCGCAAAAGAGTTTGCAAAAGAAGGGGCAATTGTCATCATTTCAAGCCGCAGCGAAGAGGCGCTTCAAGCTGCAAAGGAAGAAATTCAGCAGTATTCCGGAAACGGCAACATCCATCATCGGGTGTGCGATATGCAAAATGAAGAGGACATTGCCTCTTTGTTCCAATTTGCGGAAGAGAAGTTTGGACGGGTGGACATCCTGATCAACAACACCGGCGGCCCGAAAGCAGGGGGATTTGACGAGGTTGGCGACAGCGACTGGTATAGCGCTTTTGAACGGAACTTGCTGAGCTACGTGCGGACCTCCCGCGCCGTTCTTCCATATATGAAGAAGCAGCAATTCGGGCGCATCATTAATATCTCTTCCTCTTCTACGAAAGAAGTGATCGATGGCTTGATCCTGTCCAATGCATTCCGTGCCGGCATGGTTGGCTTTTCAAAAACTTTGGCGCGTGAAGTGGCGAAAGACAATATTCTCGTAAATACAATCGGCCCTGGCCGCATTTCAACTGACCGCATTGAAGAGCTGGATCAAATCACCGCAGACAATCAAAACGTGTCGATTGAAGAAATTGTTGCGCGCAGGAAGGCTCAAATCCCAATTGGCCGTTACGGCAAACCTGAAGAATTTGCAAAAATTGTCGTATTTCTCGCTTCTTCCGCCAATTCCTATATGACCGGACAATCGCTTGTTATTGACGGCGGATTGTTAAAAGCGCTGTAA
- a CDS encoding NAD(P)/FAD-dependent oxidoreductase yields MEEREIFDITIIGGGPTGLFASFYGGMRKMKVKIIDSLPQLGGQLTELYPDKFIYDVGGFQKVLAKDLVDNLVVQANYGDPAICLEESVKDIERDGDHFEIRTDKGIHYTKSVLLTAGVGAFQPRKIGVEGAEPFEGKTLHYGVKDLTLFHDKKVVVLGGGDSAVDWAMMLENVASHVTLSHRREKMTAHEANIDTLLQSKVEVKKPYGVKELVGENGELQELVLIDKEGNEERLEVDHVIVNYGNITSLGPIKEWGLEMEKNSVVVNSKMETNIPGIYAAGDIATYEGKVKLIAVGFGEAPTAINNAKAYLDPKSKIQPLHSTSVFK; encoded by the coding sequence ATGGAAGAGCGTGAAATTTTTGATATAACCATTATCGGCGGCGGTCCGACTGGTCTGTTTGCTTCTTTTTACGGCGGAATGCGCAAAATGAAAGTGAAAATTATCGACAGCTTGCCGCAGCTTGGCGGGCAATTGACGGAGCTGTATCCGGATAAGTTTATTTACGATGTGGGCGGCTTTCAAAAAGTCCTGGCCAAAGATTTAGTGGACAATCTGGTAGTCCAGGCCAATTACGGCGATCCGGCTATCTGCCTGGAAGAGTCTGTAAAAGACATCGAACGCGATGGCGACCATTTTGAAATCCGGACGGATAAAGGGATTCATTACACGAAATCCGTCTTGCTGACAGCGGGAGTCGGAGCTTTTCAGCCGCGTAAAATCGGTGTGGAAGGGGCAGAACCTTTTGAAGGCAAAACCTTGCATTACGGCGTGAAAGACTTAACTTTGTTCCACGATAAGAAAGTGGTAGTGCTAGGCGGGGGAGATTCAGCGGTTGACTGGGCAATGATGCTTGAAAATGTCGCTTCCCATGTGACTTTGAGCCATCGCCGTGAAAAAATGACGGCGCACGAAGCAAATATCGATACGCTTCTGCAGTCTAAAGTAGAAGTGAAAAAGCCTTACGGCGTGAAAGAATTAGTTGGTGAAAATGGTGAGCTTCAAGAACTGGTGCTGATCGACAAAGAAGGCAACGAAGAGCGTCTTGAAGTTGACCATGTCATTGTCAACTACGGAAACATCACGTCCCTCGGCCCAATTAAGGAATGGGGCTTGGAGATGGAGAAAAATTCAGTAGTGGTCAACTCGAAAATGGAAACAAATATTCCGGGGATTTATGCAGCGGGCGATATTGCCACATACGAAGGAAAAGTAAAACTGATTGCCGTCGGCTTCGGCGAAGCACCGACAGCGATCAACAACGCAAAAGCGTACCTTGATCCGAAATCGAAAATCCAGCCGCTGCACAGCACAAGCGTATTTAAATAA
- a CDS encoding LysM peptidoglycan-binding and 3D domain-containing protein, translating into MKKHIVTLTAIAALSVGVASQASAESYTVQPGDTLWSISQANSVSVEQVKGQNDLSSNLIFPQQQLEIGSEQAAAVSEDKATYTVASGDTLFKIAQAHNLSLDTLMSWNGITGHWIFPGDKLVVKGGSPISVPKAPKEEAPAQAPAKAPAQASAKAPAQAAAPAKAAASAQSGKEMTVSATAYTAFCAGCSGVTATGQDLRSNPNQKVIAVDPTVIPLGSKVWVEGYGTAIAGDTGGAIKGNKIDVFIPSQGAALDWGRKTINIKILD; encoded by the coding sequence ATGAAAAAGCATATCGTTACACTAACTGCAATCGCAGCACTTAGTGTAGGAGTAGCAAGCCAAGCTAGCGCCGAATCATATACAGTACAACCAGGTGATACACTATGGAGCATTTCGCAGGCAAACAGCGTTTCTGTTGAACAAGTAAAAGGACAGAACGACCTATCATCGAACTTAATTTTCCCGCAACAACAACTTGAAATCGGCTCAGAACAAGCTGCAGCAGTTTCAGAGGACAAGGCTACATATACAGTAGCAAGCGGAGACACATTATTTAAAATCGCACAAGCACATAACTTATCATTAGACACGTTGATGAGCTGGAATGGCATCACGGGCCACTGGATTTTCCCTGGAGACAAATTAGTCGTTAAAGGCGGATCACCAATTTCAGTTCCTAAAGCACCAAAAGAAGAAGCACCGGCACAAGCACCAGCTAAAGCACCGGCACAAGCTTCAGCAAAAGCTCCTGCACAAGCAGCAGCACCAGCTAAAGCAGCAGCATCTGCTCAATCAGGCAAAGAAATGACTGTATCAGCTACAGCTTACACAGCATTTTGTGCAGGATGTTCAGGCGTAACAGCAACAGGACAAGACTTGCGTTCTAACCCGAACCAGAAAGTCATTGCAGTAGACCCGACAGTTATTCCATTAGGCTCAAAAGTATGGGTTGAAGGCTATGGCACTGCAATCGCTGGCGATACAGGCGGCGCAATCAAAGGAAACAAAATTGACGTATTCATCCCGTCACAGGGCGCAGCTCTTGACTGGGGACGCAAAACAATCAACATCAAAATTTTAGACTAA
- a CDS encoding gluconate 2-dehydrogenase subunit 3 family protein — MSKKEKNFSRRDFLKTSGVAAGALVGGGIIGGLIASNTGTETASPGTAPATHGESGSAGGVRGLMFFKNDAEFQILSQATERIFPEDDLGPGAIGLGVPYFIDQQLAGAYGENSKEYMQGPFFEGETTQGYQSRLKRNEMFRQGLQIMQQEAQKRFKANFADLEGGQMDEILTAFQEDQIQMQGVSSLFFFRLLRSATLEGAYADPIYGGNQNMDGWKMKGFPGHQAAYISQIDNEEFQEIDPKSLGQSH, encoded by the coding sequence ATGTCAAAAAAAGAAAAGAATTTTTCTAGACGAGACTTTTTGAAGACCTCAGGGGTAGCTGCCGGCGCATTGGTCGGCGGCGGGATAATCGGAGGATTAATTGCCTCTAATACCGGCACCGAGACTGCTTCTCCTGGCACGGCGCCGGCAACCCATGGAGAAAGCGGATCAGCTGGCGGCGTCAGAGGCCTCATGTTTTTTAAAAACGATGCGGAATTCCAAATTTTATCGCAGGCTACAGAACGAATTTTTCCAGAAGATGATTTGGGTCCTGGCGCCATCGGATTAGGAGTGCCTTATTTTATTGATCAGCAGCTGGCCGGTGCATACGGAGAAAATTCCAAAGAATATATGCAAGGGCCTTTTTTTGAAGGAGAAACCACACAAGGGTATCAAAGCCGCTTGAAAAGGAATGAAATGTTCCGGCAAGGACTGCAAATCATGCAGCAGGAAGCGCAAAAACGCTTTAAAGCCAACTTTGCTGATCTTGAAGGCGGACAGATGGACGAAATTTTGACGGCCTTTCAGGAAGACCAAATTCAAATGCAGGGAGTTTCTTCCTTGTTCTTTTTCCGTCTGCTGCGATCAGCTACTTTAGAAGGGGCTTATGCAGACCCGATTTACGGCGGAAACCAGAATATGGATGGCTGGAAAATGAAAGGGTTCCCAGGGCATCAAGCGGCTTATATCAGCCAAATCGACAATGAAGAATTCCAGGAAATTGATCCGAAATCTCTTGGCCAGAGTCATTAA
- a CDS encoding GMC family oxidoreductase: MVTTLDKVDVVTVGVGWTGGIIAAECAKEGMKVVGLERGRERGTSDFAIVHDEYRYAIRYELMQDLSRETVSFRNNRKQRALPMRQMGSFLLGEGLGGSGTHWNGQNWRFLPYDFEIKTMTEQKYGANKLPAEYTIQDWGITYDELEPYFDRFEKTAGISGEDTNPFWGKRSAEYATQPMKKTPILQKFETASKNLGYSPFMMPSANLSEAYENPDGAKINACQYCGFCERFGCEYGAKSSPEITVVPTAKNTGNYEIKFNANVVEVMKQGDKVTGVRYFDTVSFEEFIQPAEVVVLTSYMMNNAKLLMVSKIGEQYDPETGRGTLGRNYAYQILPGASGFFDEKMNVFMGAGALGMTVDDFNGDNFDHADLDFIHGASLSITQTGNRPIQTNPVPPDTPSWGAEFKKASIENYPRTLNVGGQGASMPHRENYMALDGTYKDIYGVPLLQLTYNFTDQDRALHAYLTEKAAGIMQEMGAKTVVGGSPISDYDIVPYQTTHNTGGTVMGSDPAISVVNNYLQHWDAENLFVVGAGNFAHNGGYNPTGTVGALAYRCAEGIINYSKNGGSLV; this comes from the coding sequence ATGGTCACAACTTTGGACAAAGTGGATGTAGTCACAGTAGGAGTTGGCTGGACAGGCGGCATCATTGCAGCGGAATGCGCAAAAGAAGGGATGAAAGTCGTCGGGCTGGAACGCGGCCGTGAACGGGGCACTTCAGATTTCGCCATCGTCCATGATGAATACCGTTATGCCATACGCTACGAATTGATGCAGGATTTATCGAGAGAGACGGTATCGTTCCGCAACAACCGCAAACAGCGGGCTTTGCCGATGCGCCAAATGGGTTCATTTCTGCTGGGGGAAGGGTTGGGCGGTTCCGGCACCCACTGGAATGGCCAGAACTGGCGATTCCTGCCTTATGATTTTGAAATAAAAACCATGACCGAGCAAAAATACGGAGCCAATAAATTGCCTGCTGAGTACACGATTCAAGATTGGGGAATCACTTACGATGAATTGGAACCTTATTTTGACCGTTTTGAAAAAACAGCTGGCATTTCGGGTGAAGACACCAATCCGTTCTGGGGAAAACGGTCGGCTGAATATGCAACACAGCCGATGAAAAAAACGCCGATCCTGCAAAAATTCGAGACAGCCTCCAAAAATCTGGGGTACTCGCCGTTTATGATGCCTTCCGCCAATTTATCGGAAGCATATGAAAACCCGGACGGCGCCAAGATTAATGCCTGCCAATACTGCGGTTTCTGTGAGCGCTTCGGCTGCGAATACGGAGCAAAAAGTTCTCCGGAAATCACAGTGGTTCCGACAGCTAAAAATACCGGGAATTACGAGATTAAATTTAATGCCAATGTAGTGGAAGTCATGAAGCAAGGAGACAAAGTCACCGGAGTCCGGTACTTTGACACGGTGTCGTTTGAAGAATTCATCCAGCCGGCAGAAGTTGTTGTGCTGACCAGTTACATGATGAATAATGCCAAACTGCTGATGGTGTCAAAAATCGGCGAGCAATATGATCCTGAGACAGGAAGAGGAACATTGGGGCGCAATTATGCTTATCAAATTTTGCCTGGCGCATCCGGTTTCTTTGATGAAAAGATGAATGTCTTTATGGGCGCTGGTGCACTGGGAATGACGGTAGACGATTTCAACGGGGATAATTTTGATCATGCAGACCTGGACTTTATCCATGGAGCCAGCCTGTCCATCACACAAACCGGGAACCGGCCGATCCAAACCAACCCGGTGCCGCCGGATACGCCTTCGTGGGGAGCGGAATTTAAAAAGGCTTCCATTGAAAACTACCCAAGAACGTTAAATGTTGGCGGGCAGGGAGCTTCAATGCCGCATCGCGAGAATTATATGGCGCTCGACGGAACGTATAAAGATATCTACGGTGTGCCTTTGCTGCAGCTGACATATAATTTTACCGACCAGGATCGGGCGCTGCATGCGTATTTGACTGAAAAAGCAGCAGGAATCATGCAGGAGATGGGGGCAAAAACGGTGGTTGGCGGAAGCCCGATTTCCGACTACGACATTGTCCCTTACCAAACGACGCATAACACGGGCGGGACGGTCATGGGCTCAGATCCCGCTATCAGCGTAGTCAATAATTACTTGCAGCATTGGGATGCTGAAAATCTGTTTGTTGTTGGAGCTGGGAACTTTGCGCATAACGGCGGTTACAACCCGACCGGAACGGTAGGGGCACTTGCATATCGCTGCGCAGAAGGCATCATCAACTACAGCAAAAACGGCGGATCGCTTGTCTAA
- the tatA gene encoding twin-arginine translocase TatA/TatE family subunit, translating into MGGLASIGVPGLIIILVIVLILFGPKKLPEIGGAVGKTFSEFKRSTKGLMDDDEDEKLEKQEKKSDKI; encoded by the coding sequence ATGGGAGGTTTAGCATCAATCGGAGTACCGGGATTAATCATTATTCTGGTCATTGTCCTTATCTTATTCGGACCGAAAAAACTGCCGGAAATTGGCGGGGCCGTCGGCAAGACTTTTTCTGAATTCAAACGTTCAACAAAAGGCTTAATGGATGACGACGAAGATGAAAAGCTTGAAAAGCAAGAGAAAAAATCCGACAAAATATGA
- the tatC gene encoding twin-arginine translocase subunit TatC, translating to MDPYGERKLISPLHKKAVQPEQPAEIMPKEPPEPAMPEPPKIEEPPEASESLVDHLGELRKQLIKSVFVFIFFLLVVFSTLNFWFPYVVKGHDLVILGPLEVIKFYTSISVTLALGLSLPFLCYFLWQFVKPGLLEKEAKFIGLYSPAMLLLFILGISFGYFIVNPLSFQFLIGLGEANFAVMISASEYVHFLIMTTIPLGLLFELPIVAMFLSSIGLLTSSSMQNVRKWSYLAIAIISALITPPDFISQLIVLIPMAILYEASIYIVRKMEAKKAHIESSAV from the coding sequence ATGGATCCGTATGGAGAACGCAAACTAATTAGTCCGCTTCACAAAAAAGCGGTTCAGCCAGAACAGCCTGCGGAAATCATGCCGAAGGAGCCGCCAGAGCCAGCCATGCCGGAACCGCCTAAAATCGAAGAGCCTCCGGAAGCATCTGAAAGTTTAGTGGACCACTTAGGCGAACTGAGAAAGCAATTAATCAAAAGCGTTTTTGTCTTTATTTTCTTCTTGCTGGTGGTTTTTTCGACTTTGAACTTTTGGTTTCCATATGTTGTCAAAGGGCATGATCTGGTTATACTCGGACCGCTGGAAGTAATCAAGTTCTATACGTCGATCTCAGTCACACTGGCACTTGGTTTATCTTTGCCGTTTCTTTGCTATTTTTTATGGCAATTTGTAAAGCCGGGATTGCTTGAGAAAGAAGCCAAGTTCATCGGCTTGTATTCACCGGCCATGCTGCTATTATTCATTCTCGGCATCTCGTTTGGTTACTTTATCGTCAATCCGCTGAGTTTTCAATTTCTGATCGGTCTGGGAGAAGCGAACTTTGCGGTCATGATTTCAGCGAGTGAATATGTCCATTTTCTAATCATGACGACGATACCGCTCGGCTTGCTGTTTGAACTGCCGATTGTGGCAATGTTTTTGTCTTCAATCGGTTTATTGACTTCTTCTTCCATGCAAAATGTCCGGAAGTGGTCCTATTTGGCAATTGCGATTATTTCGGCGCTGATTACACCGCCGGATTTCATAAGCCAGCTAATCGTTCTAATTCCGATGGCTATCTTGTATGAAGCAAGCATTTACATCGTCAGAAAAATGGAAGCCAAAAAAGCCCATATCGAATCTTCTGCAGTTTAG
- a CDS encoding GNAT family N-acetyltransferase encodes MVINLKVIEDLKTVDVSKLVEESEAEGYRFLRRLVTQYEDGTNTFNQPGEVLYGVWDQQGHLVAIGGLNRDPYSNKEGVGRLRRFYISPNARRQGIGTKLLKEIIDFGRGHFKEIVVRTDSSMADAFYRANGFSADLGLPEATHGLTLDNGVKETAH; translated from the coding sequence ATGGTGATAAACTTAAAAGTGATTGAAGATCTAAAAACGGTAGATGTTTCAAAATTAGTAGAAGAAAGTGAAGCGGAAGGTTACCGCTTTCTCAGACGGCTGGTGACTCAATACGAAGACGGCACGAACACATTCAACCAACCGGGAGAAGTGCTATATGGCGTTTGGGACCAACAAGGGCATCTGGTCGCCATCGGCGGGTTGAACCGGGATCCTTATTCAAACAAAGAAGGCGTTGGAAGGCTTCGCCGCTTTTACATTTCTCCGAATGCCAGAAGGCAAGGCATCGGAACAAAGCTTTTGAAAGAAATCATTGACTTTGGACGCGGCCATTTCAAGGAAATTGTAGTCCGGACCGATTCGTCTATGGCTGACGCTTTCTACCGAGCGAACGGTTTCTCTGCCGATCTGGGGCTACCGGAAGCGACGCATGGATTAACACTGGACAACGGCGTAAAAGAGACTGCACACTAA
- a CDS encoding GrpB family protein, translating to MRKVVVTEYNPEWPRLFEEAAAELKKVLGKECLAIHHFGSTSVEGMAAKPIIDLLPVVRKIEAVDRFNGEMLAHGYKPKGENGLPGRRYFQKGGDERSHHVHIYESGNPEIKRHLAFRDYLKKHPKEAERYGTLKKKLAEAHPWDIEKYIEGKEQMAANIEKQAMEEI from the coding sequence ATGAGGAAAGTGGTCGTAACTGAATACAATCCAGAATGGCCCCGGCTTTTTGAAGAAGCGGCAGCGGAACTGAAGAAAGTGCTCGGTAAAGAGTGCTTAGCCATTCACCATTTCGGCAGTACCTCGGTGGAAGGAATGGCAGCCAAACCGATTATCGATTTGTTGCCGGTGGTGCGAAAGATTGAAGCCGTGGACCGGTTTAATGGTGAGATGCTGGCTCACGGATATAAACCGAAAGGGGAAAACGGCTTGCCGGGAAGACGATACTTCCAAAAAGGCGGAGATGAGCGCAGCCACCACGTACATATTTACGAAAGCGGAAATCCTGAAATCAAGCGCCATTTGGCTTTCCGTGATTATTTGAAGAAACATCCCAAAGAAGCAGAAAGATATGGTACGTTAAAAAAGAAACTGGCAGAAGCGCATCCTTGGGACATTGAAAAGTATATTGAAGGAAAAGAGCAGATGGCAGCGAATATTGAAAAGCAGGCAATGGAGGAGATATAA
- a CDS encoding NUDIX hydrolase yields the protein MDMSDWKGAAGVCVNEKNEVLLVLQGPPEEEKKWAVPAGGVEQGESLRACIEREFFEETGLTIKTLNELKVRSGEYENAAVSFDVHYFEVQVTGGEIALQEGDEWIAEVAWKPIEELSELDMAYPDDVELIESLIRS from the coding sequence ATGGACATGTCCGACTGGAAAGGTGCAGCCGGGGTTTGTGTTAATGAGAAAAACGAAGTGCTGCTGGTGCTGCAGGGGCCTCCGGAAGAAGAGAAAAAGTGGGCTGTCCCGGCAGGCGGCGTCGAACAAGGCGAAAGTTTGCGGGCGTGCATCGAACGGGAATTTTTTGAAGAAACGGGCCTCACGATAAAAACGCTGAATGAATTGAAAGTTCGAAGCGGCGAGTATGAAAATGCAGCGGTGTCCTTTGACGTCCATTATTTTGAAGTACAAGTGACCGGCGGCGAGATTGCGCTTCAAGAAGGTGACGAATGGATAGCGGAAGTGGCTTGGAAACCGATTGAGGAACTCTCGGAGCTGGACATGGCTTATCCGGATGATGTCGAATTGATTGAGTCGCTGATCCGAAGTTAA
- a CDS encoding magnesium transporter CorA family protein, whose translation MPRYSFKDAIWQEEGDVRDQEFLKFLPDNQKMHSWIRESRDVSVNILHADTSKQGDEAIWGSLIYRQNPKRKDDLNVFHFYLSRDILVTNELNYDVDEDLDKNSILKQMKEKESTIELMMVLLGDMISSILHQIDVFEEQLRDLLWEIRERNDKNTLDKIEVVRHEILLWQNLVMGFLEIKMAIFEAFGEDAENGKEYIRTSTRIDRCIMLVRSYKDEINNMVDMENVVANYRGNEIMKTLTVLTTLFTPVMAFGALWGMNFKNMPELEWSYGYLGSLILIIASTVFLYFYLKHRGWTGDILKTALNKGPKVKKQQRS comes from the coding sequence ATGCCGCGCTATTCGTTTAAAGATGCCATTTGGCAAGAAGAAGGAGATGTTCGCGATCAGGAGTTTCTCAAGTTTTTGCCCGACAACCAAAAAATGCATTCCTGGATCAGGGAGTCGCGCGACGTCAGTGTAAACATTTTGCATGCGGATACTTCCAAACAAGGAGACGAAGCGATTTGGGGTTCGCTTATTTACCGGCAAAACCCTAAAAGGAAAGATGATTTGAATGTTTTTCATTTTTATTTGTCGAGAGACATCTTAGTGACGAATGAACTGAACTACGATGTCGATGAAGACCTGGATAAAAATTCAATCCTTAAGCAAATGAAAGAGAAAGAATCCACCATTGAGCTGATGATGGTCCTGTTAGGAGATATGATCAGCTCCATTCTTCACCAGATTGATGTATTTGAAGAACAGCTTCGCGATTTACTATGGGAAATAAGAGAAAGAAACGACAAAAACACCTTAGACAAAATTGAAGTGGTGCGCCATGAAATTTTGTTGTGGCAAAACCTGGTGATGGGATTTCTGGAAATTAAAATGGCGATTTTTGAAGCCTTTGGAGAAGATGCGGAAAATGGAAAAGAATACATCCGCACTTCAACGCGCATCGACCGGTGCATCATGCTGGTGCGGTCGTATAAAGATGAAATTAATAATATGGTGGACATGGAAAATGTAGTGGCCAATTACCGCGGAAACGAAATCATGAAGACCCTGACCGTCTTGACGACGCTGTTTACTCCTGTCATGGCTTTTGGCGCCTTATGGGGGATGAACTTTAAAAATATGCCCGAATTGGAATGGTCTTATGGATATCTGGGTTCTTTAATCCTCATTATTGCTTCTACGGTGTTTCTTTACTTCTATTTGAAGCATCGAGGCTGGACAGGGGATATATTGAAAACGGCTTTGAATAAAGGCCCAAAAGTGAAAAAACAGCAAAGGAGCTAG
- the abc-f gene encoding ribosomal protection-like ABC-F family protein gives MIISQFQHIMCHFANQKLFNHIKGEIAEGQRIGLVGRNGEGKTTLLNVLAGNLQPTEGAVTWKKGCAIGLLQQSPDENGEQTVHQLLCTVFSELYALQRQLEEMEHQMGKAAPEAMERLLQRYGVLQDDFIQRGGYDIEVKIDQILNGLKIKALKEEQWGHLSGGERTKVGLAKLLLQEPDLLLLDEPTNHLDLEAIEWLGSFISHYKGTIVLVSHDRYFLDETVTQIWELDQGDLIQYIGNYSAYVKEREARLLIEFQQYQDQQKKIKKMKETIKRLKEWANRANPPNAGMHRQAKSIEKALARIELLDRPVLSKKQMALDFQMEDRSGKDVVWMEGVWKGYGERILFHELDLHVRFRERVAIVGSNGTGKTTLLNLIMKTDVPDAGEIRLGNGLSIGYLSQHTLEMDNRRTVLEEFRDVVPVSEYDARPLLAKFLFFGNMVFQPVRQLSGGERMRLRLAQLMHMNHNLLILDEPTNHLDLEAKEVMEEALANFPGTIISVSHDRYFLDKLFPVTYWLHDQTIERFEGNYSFAKEKKQAIGAI, from the coding sequence ATGATTATCAGCCAATTCCAGCACATTATGTGCCATTTTGCCAATCAGAAATTATTTAATCACATTAAAGGGGAAATTGCCGAAGGCCAGCGCATTGGGCTTGTCGGAAGAAATGGGGAAGGGAAAACGACTTTATTGAATGTCCTGGCAGGCAATCTGCAGCCGACTGAAGGCGCTGTTACATGGAAAAAAGGCTGCGCCATCGGATTGTTGCAGCAATCGCCGGACGAAAACGGTGAACAAACGGTGCATCAATTGCTATGCACAGTTTTTTCAGAGCTGTATGCTCTTCAACGGCAGCTCGAAGAAATGGAACACCAAATGGGAAAAGCAGCTCCGGAAGCCATGGAACGCCTGCTGCAGCGCTATGGCGTGCTGCAGGATGATTTTATTCAACGGGGCGGCTACGATATTGAAGTGAAGATTGATCAGATTTTGAACGGCTTGAAAATCAAAGCTTTGAAAGAGGAGCAGTGGGGACATCTAAGCGGAGGGGAACGCACAAAAGTTGGATTGGCGAAACTGCTGCTGCAGGAGCCGGATTTGCTGCTGCTCGATGAGCCGACCAACCACTTGGACTTAGAAGCTATTGAATGGCTTGGTTCGTTTATCAGCCATTATAAAGGGACGATTGTGCTGGTTTCGCATGACCGCTATTTCCTGGATGAAACCGTCACGCAGATTTGGGAACTGGACCAAGGCGATTTGATCCAGTATATCGGCAATTACTCGGCCTATGTAAAAGAACGCGAAGCCCGCCTGCTGATCGAGTTCCAACAGTACCAGGACCAGCAAAAGAAAATCAAAAAAATGAAAGAAACTATCAAGCGGCTGAAAGAGTGGGCAAACCGGGCAAATCCGCCGAATGCCGGTATGCACCGCCAGGCGAAAAGCATTGAGAAAGCTTTGGCGCGGATTGAGCTCCTTGACCGTCCCGTCCTTTCCAAAAAACAAATGGCGCTCGATTTCCAGATGGAGGACCGCAGCGGAAAAGACGTTGTCTGGATGGAAGGCGTTTGGAAAGGCTACGGAGAACGGATCTTGTTCCACGAATTGGATTTGCATGTCCGTTTCCGGGAGCGTGTTGCCATTGTCGGTTCCAACGGTACGGGAAAGACCACACTTTTGAATTTGATCATGAAGACGGACGTTCCGGATGCTGGAGAAATCAGACTGGGCAATGGATTGTCTATCGGTTATTTATCCCAGCACACCTTGGAAATGGACAACAGACGGACTGTTTTAGAGGAATTCCGGGATGTCGTGCCTGTTTCGGAATACGACGCACGTCCGCTGCTAGCAAAATTCCTGTTTTTCGGCAATATGGTGTTTCAGCCGGTGCGCCAGCTGAGCGGAGGAGAGCGAATGCGGCTCCGGCTCGCCCAATTGATGCACATGAACCATAATTTATTGATTTTGGACGAACCGACCAACCATTTGGATTTAGAAGCTAAAGAAGTGATGGAAGAAGCGCTCGCCAATTTTCCGGGCACCATTATTTCGGTATCGCATGACCGCTATTTTCTCGATAAGCTGTTTCCAGTTACCTACTGGCTGCACGATCAAACAATTGAGCGCTTTGAAGGGAATTATTCATTCGCCAAAGAAAAAAAGCAGGCAATTGGCGCTATTTGA